A region of bacterium DNA encodes the following proteins:
- a CDS encoding sigma-70 family RNA polymerase sigma factor produces the protein MGDGRMGGGEEERLLEQIAAGDVDAFAALYDRYSRSVYSLACRMLGDSQTAQEITQDVFEGIWRGARAFTPRRGNARGWILALAHHKSVDALRRQKVRAVEPLSEVQAHDADVVAVALARVEGEAVRAALGTLSDVQRTVVVLAYYGGYTQQEIAHRLAVPLGTIKTRMRDGLQRLRTALGGVGESMR, from the coding sequence ATGGGGGACGGCCGGATGGGGGGCGGGGAGGAGGAGCGGCTGCTCGAACAGATCGCCGCCGGCGATGTGGACGCGTTCGCGGCGCTCTACGATCGCTACAGCCGGTCGGTGTATTCGCTGGCCTGCCGCATGCTCGGGGATTCCCAGACCGCTCAGGAGATCACCCAGGATGTGTTTGAAGGGATCTGGCGCGGCGCCCGCGCCTTCACCCCCCGCCGCGGCAACGCGCGGGGCTGGATCCTCGCGCTGGCGCACCACAAGAGTGTGGACGCGCTGCGGCGCCAGAAGGTGCGCGCCGTCGAACCGCTCTCCGAGGTCCAGGCGCACGATGCGGACGTGGTGGCGGTGGCCCTGGCGCGCGTGGAAGGCGAGGCGGTTCGGGCCGCGCTGGGGACCCTTTCCGACGTGCAGCGGACCGTCGTGGTGCTGGCGTACTACGGAGGATACACGCAGCAGGAGATCGCGCACCGGCTGGCCGTTCCGCTGGGGACGATCAAGACCCGGATGCGGGACGGGCTGCAACGGCTCCGGACGGCGCTCGGGGGCGTGGGGGAGAGCATGCGGTGA
- a CDS encoding S41 family peptidase: protein MKRFRVAPAMLVVLLMAAMIAPALPRAEAADAEFVIETLQTLQEHYVDPISSVTMLNTALSSLQQKTGVGAFSGPIPAGVSDTVASSLFTQRFDEILSRVGGQYTATELAFAASAGMLESLHDSHTGFIPPSFYQEEKRKENGQAAYTGIGIYLLLQDGQFYIREVFPNSPAERAGLRPFDRLVAVNGEETAGRTNEDVDRLVRGPAGTTITVKVARPDVAAPLEFSIMRKPIELPNFTSKMLDGGIGYMRIYEFTSDVAVALRDAIFNFRRMGLRGLALDLRGNPGGLVDELRDISDALLPQSSPILQMTKRNGKTQLVQTREPPILPPAVPMVVLVDEGSASASELLASALQEQGRADVVGTKTAGAVEIGITVDLPEDAGMAVTVARLLSGKGTRLEGHGVIPDEPVPLETVALNSGHDSQFDKALAILKQKLGTQGNSPRVDAGASATR from the coding sequence ATGAAGCGCTTCCGGGTCGCACCCGCGATGCTGGTCGTCCTGCTCATGGCGGCGATGATCGCCCCGGCGCTACCGCGCGCCGAGGCCGCCGACGCCGAATTCGTGATCGAGACGCTGCAAACGCTGCAGGAACACTACGTGGATCCGATCTCGTCTGTGACGATGCTGAACACGGCGCTGTCGAGCCTGCAGCAGAAGACCGGCGTGGGGGCGTTCAGCGGTCCCATCCCCGCGGGCGTATCCGATACCGTGGCCAGCTCGCTGTTCACGCAACGGTTCGACGAGATCCTCAGCCGGGTCGGCGGACAGTACACCGCGACCGAGCTCGCCTTTGCCGCCTCCGCCGGCATGCTGGAGAGCCTCCACGATTCGCATACGGGGTTTATTCCCCCGTCGTTCTACCAGGAGGAGAAGCGCAAGGAGAACGGGCAGGCCGCGTATACCGGGATCGGGATTTACCTGCTGCTGCAGGACGGACAATTTTACATCCGCGAGGTGTTTCCCAACTCCCCCGCCGAGCGGGCCGGGCTGCGTCCCTTCGACCGCCTCGTCGCCGTGAACGGGGAAGAGACCGCCGGGCGGACCAACGAGGACGTCGATCGGCTCGTCCGAGGCCCGGCCGGGACGACGATCACGGTCAAGGTGGCTCGTCCCGACGTCGCCGCGCCCCTCGAGTTCTCGATCATGCGCAAACCGATCGAACTGCCCAATTTCACCAGCAAGATGCTCGACGGCGGCATCGGGTACATGAGGATCTACGAGTTTACATCGGACGTCGCCGTGGCGCTGAGGGATGCCATCTTCAACTTCCGCCGCATGGGGCTGCGCGGGCTCGCGCTCGACCTCCGCGGTAATCCCGGCGGGCTCGTGGACGAGCTGCGCGACATCTCGGACGCGCTCCTTCCGCAGAGTTCCCCCATCCTGCAAATGACGAAGCGCAACGGCAAGACCCAGCTGGTGCAGACGCGCGAGCCCCCGATCCTGCCCCCCGCGGTGCCGATGGTGGTGCTGGTCGATGAGGGGAGCGCCTCGGCCTCCGAGCTCTTGGCGTCGGCGCTCCAAGAACAGGGGCGGGCGGACGTGGTCGGCACGAAGACCGCCGGCGCCGTGGAGATTGGCATCACCGTCGACCTTCCGGAGGACGCGGGGATGGCGGTGACGGTGGCGCGGCTGCTCAGCGGCAAGGGGACCCGTTTGGAAGGGCACGGGGTCATTCCCGACGAGCCGGTGCCGCTGGAGACGGTGGCGCTCAACTCCGGCCACGACAGTCAGTTCGACAAGGCGCTCGCCATTTTGAAGCAGAAGCTGGGGACCCAGGGCAATTCGCCGCGGGTCGACGCGGGGGCCAGCGCCACCCGATAA
- a CDS encoding SAM-dependent chlorinase/fluorinase — protein sequence MPLLTFLSDFGSASPYPAAMKVAAAVIAPQAVLVDISHDVPPGAIRQGAYLLWAVAPTCPPGTVHCAVVDPGVGTDRAPLAVAAGGQVFVGPDNGVLLPAARHVGTPAVYRLTNPAYWRPVVSPTFHGRDVFAPAAAHLAVGAPLADLGEPFAGCIEPAWPTGGWEGAALLGEVLWIDAFGNVITNIPGALLAEIPPSTAVAVKTPLRTVPATIARTFGDVAAGEAAVLAGSDGMVEVAVNRGRASTRLRATVGTRIRIRRR from the coding sequence GTGCCACTTCTGACGTTCCTCTCGGATTTCGGCAGCGCCTCCCCGTATCCGGCGGCGATGAAGGTGGCCGCCGCGGTGATCGCGCCCCAGGCGGTGCTGGTCGACATCTCCCACGATGTTCCCCCCGGCGCGATCCGCCAGGGAGCGTACCTGCTCTGGGCCGTGGCGCCCACCTGCCCCCCGGGGACCGTGCACTGCGCCGTTGTCGATCCGGGCGTCGGGACCGATCGGGCGCCTCTCGCCGTCGCCGCGGGCGGGCAGGTGTTTGTCGGACCCGACAACGGGGTGTTGCTGCCCGCCGCGCGCCACGTGGGCACGCCCGCCGTCTACCGGCTCACCAACCCCGCCTATTGGCGGCCGGTGGTCTCCCCCACGTTCCACGGCCGAGACGTCTTCGCCCCCGCCGCCGCGCACCTGGCGGTCGGGGCGCCGCTCGCCGACCTCGGCGAACCGTTCGCGGGCTGCATCGAGCCCGCATGGCCCACGGGAGGGTGGGAGGGGGCGGCGCTTCTGGGGGAAGTGCTGTGGATCGATGCGTTCGGCAACGTGATCACGAACATCCCTGGGGCGCTCCTGGCCGAGATCCCGCCGTCGACCGCGGTCGCGGTGAAGACCCCCCTCAGAACCGTCCCCGCCACGATCGCCCGCACGTTTGGCGACGTCGCCGCCGGCGAGGCGGCGGTGCTCGCGGGGAGCGATGGGATGGTGGAGGTCGCGGTGAATCGGGGGCGGGCCTCCACGCGACTGCGCGCGACCGTCGGGACGCGGATCCGGATCCGCAGGCGCTGA
- a CDS encoding anti-sigma factor produces the protein MTHEELRELIPAYAIDALDLEDERAVEVHLEACPACQRDLAELRAVAAELAAGVGAVDPPPALRGRVLDAVRVKTRGPIPAPSPRPRWVAGALAAAAGLLIILGGLAAYQSQRINALSGRLDQQDRLLALLAAPTTRSAQLTGSVRANVRFVYDRASGRGALVVTGLNDPGAGLVYEIWLVAGTQPRPAGIFRSTPGQPVIIPVAADFGRYRAVAISIEHGPQGSSGGPTTAPILAASI, from the coding sequence GTGACGCACGAGGAATTGCGGGAATTGATTCCGGCCTACGCCATCGACGCCCTTGACCTCGAGGACGAGCGCGCGGTGGAGGTGCACCTCGAAGCGTGCCCGGCGTGTCAGCGCGATCTGGCTGAGCTGCGGGCCGTCGCCGCCGAACTCGCCGCCGGCGTGGGGGCGGTCGACCCTCCTCCGGCCCTGCGGGGGCGGGTGCTGGACGCCGTCCGGGTGAAGACCCGAGGGCCGATACCCGCGCCGTCCCCGCGCCCTCGCTGGGTGGCGGGCGCGCTGGCCGCGGCGGCGGGCTTGCTCATCATCCTCGGGGGCCTCGCGGCGTATCAATCTCAGCGCATCAACGCCCTCTCGGGCCGCCTGGACCAGCAGGACCGCCTGCTGGCGCTCCTCGCCGCCCCCACGACCCGCTCGGCTCAGCTCACCGGATCGGTCCGCGCGAACGTCCGGTTCGTCTACGATCGGGCAAGCGGCCGCGGAGCGCTCGTCGTGACCGGCCTCAACGATCCCGGCGCAGGGTTGGTCTACGAGATCTGGCTGGTCGCCGGCACGCAGCCCCGGCCCGCCGGGATTTTTCGTTCCACTCCCGGGCAGCCGGTCATCATCCCCGTCGCGGCCGACTTCGGCCGATACCGGGCGGTGGCGATCTCGATCGAGCATGGTCCCCAGGGCTCGTCCGGCGGGCCGACGACTGCCCCGATCCTCGCGGCGTCGATCTAG
- a CDS encoding M20/M25/M40 family metallo-hydrolase has product MTDPPTASVDPRLVTGLLEALVGIPSVNPTLVPGGGGEGDVARHLAGVCRRLDLAVEEEEVAPGRPNVIAVLPGTGGPGGRSLMLNGHTDTVGVAGMDAPFVPALRGDRLYGRGADDMKSGLAAMVGAAAAVLDAGLRPRGDVVLTFTVDEEDASIGTAALARRRRADAAIVTESTGLRICLAHKGFAWARIKVEGRAAHGSDHATGVDAIVQMGRVLGALERVDREILPRRSHPLLGRPSLHASVIAGGEGPSTYPPSCDLVVERRMLPDETPDGIRGELEGILATLRAEDPGFRASVEITLSRPGLEMSREAPIVRALHAAVKRHVGEPGYVGQSPWYDAALLAAAGIPTVIFGPSGAGAHGAVEFADVPSVVRCAEVLAQVIIDFCGADPA; this is encoded by the coding sequence ATGACCGATCCTCCGACCGCGTCGGTGGACCCCCGCCTGGTGACCGGACTGCTGGAGGCGCTGGTCGGCATCCCCTCGGTGAATCCCACCCTGGTCCCCGGGGGCGGGGGAGAGGGGGACGTCGCCCGGCACCTGGCGGGGGTGTGCCGGCGACTCGACCTGGCCGTCGAGGAGGAAGAGGTCGCGCCGGGCCGTCCGAACGTGATCGCGGTCCTGCCGGGGACCGGCGGGCCGGGCGGCCGCAGCCTCATGCTGAACGGCCATACCGACACGGTGGGCGTTGCGGGGATGGATGCGCCCTTCGTTCCCGCCCTCCGCGGCGATCGTCTCTACGGCCGGGGGGCCGATGACATGAAGAGCGGTCTGGCCGCGATGGTCGGGGCCGCGGCGGCGGTCCTCGACGCCGGCCTAAGACCGCGGGGTGATGTGGTCCTGACCTTCACGGTCGATGAGGAGGACGCGAGCATCGGCACGGCCGCGCTCGCTCGGCGTCGCCGGGCGGACGCCGCGATCGTGACCGAGTCGACGGGGCTCAGGATCTGCCTGGCCCACAAAGGCTTCGCCTGGGCCAGGATCAAGGTAGAGGGGCGCGCCGCGCATGGGAGCGATCATGCGACAGGGGTGGACGCCATCGTTCAGATGGGCCGGGTGCTCGGGGCGTTGGAGCGGGTCGATCGCGAAATTCTCCCGCGCCGGTCGCACCCGCTCCTCGGCCGGCCGTCGCTGCACGCGTCCGTGATCGCCGGCGGAGAAGGCCCCAGCACGTATCCGCCCTCCTGCGACCTGGTGGTGGAACGGCGGATGCTGCCGGATGAGACCCCCGACGGGATCCGGGGTGAACTGGAGGGAATCCTGGCCACCCTCCGTGCCGAGGATCCCGGGTTCCGCGCGTCGGTCGAGATCACGCTGTCTCGGCCGGGGCTTGAGATGAGCCGCGAAGCGCCGATCGTGCGGGCGCTACACGCGGCCGTGAAGCGGCACGTCGGCGAGCCGGGGTACGTCGGGCAGAGCCCCTGGTACGACGCCGCCCTGCTGGCCGCGGCCGGCATCCCCACCGTTATCTTTGGTCCATCGGGCGCCGGGGCGCACGGCGCCGTCGAGTTCGCGGACGTGCCCTCGGTGGTCCGCTGCGCGGAGGTGCTGGCCCAGGTGATCATCGATTTCTGCGGTGCGGATCCGGCCTGA
- a CDS encoding LemA family protein: MRGAAVAGIVIVVAAVLIYGTLAGTYNHLVQANQQVSAAQAEVETQLQRRFDLIPNLVESTKAVLSQERAVFGAIAEARTRYAGTSPGTPGRVDAANQYESAIARLLVIVENYPVLRSNETVQGLMRELASTENQVAYARRGYNTAVQAYDTMVQSFPTTMLAGAMGFHPRPYFQAQAGAEQAPRVNLSVPAKP; the protein is encoded by the coding sequence GTGCGAGGGGCGGCCGTCGCGGGAATCGTGATCGTGGTGGCCGCGGTGTTGATCTACGGAACGCTCGCCGGCACCTACAACCATCTCGTCCAGGCCAACCAGCAGGTCAGCGCCGCGCAGGCCGAGGTGGAGACCCAGCTGCAGCGGCGGTTCGACTTGATTCCCAATCTGGTCGAGTCGACCAAGGCGGTGCTCAGTCAGGAACGCGCCGTATTCGGCGCCATCGCCGAGGCCAGGACCCGGTACGCAGGCACGAGCCCCGGGACGCCCGGGCGCGTCGATGCCGCGAATCAGTACGAAAGCGCGATCGCCCGCCTGCTCGTCATCGTGGAGAACTACCCCGTGCTGCGCAGCAATGAGACGGTGCAGGGGCTGATGCGGGAACTCGCCTCGACCGAAAATCAGGTCGCCTACGCCCGTCGCGGCTACAACACCGCGGTGCAGGCCTACGATACGATGGTCCAGTCGTTCCCGACGACGATGCTCGCCGGTGCGATGGGCTTCCACCCCCGTCCCTACTTCCAGGCGCAAGCCGGAGCCGAGCAGGCGCCACGGGTCAACCTCTCCGTTCCCGCGAAACCCTGA